The Amycolatopsis sp. DG1A-15b genome contains the following window.
TACGAAGCCTCGGCGTGGGCGCGGTTCGTGAACACCTGCGAACACGCGTGGCGGATCGTGCGGAGCGCCGGCCACCCCGCGCTGGGTCTGTGCCTGGACAGCTTCCACGTGCTGTCCGGCGGGGGCTCCCCCGCGACGCTGCGTGGCCTCCCCGGGGAGAAGGTGTTCCACCTGCAGCTCGCGGACGCGCCGCGGCTCGGCACGGACGTGCTGGAGCAGAGCCGGCACCACCGGTCGTTCCCCGGTCAGGGCTCGTTCGACCTCGCCGCCTTCCTCGACGAGGTGCTCGCGACCGGATATGCGGGACCGGTGTCACTCGACGTGGCCAACGACGTCCTGCGGCAGACCGACCCGTGGCACGCGGCCGTCGACGCGATGCGTTCCCTGCTCGCCCTGCGGGACCCGGGCGCGACGCGGGAGTCCGGCCTGCCGCCGGCGCCCCGGCTGGGCGGGCACGTGTTCACCGAGCTGGCCGTGGACGAGACGTCGGGACCGGCGGTGGCAAGCGTGCTGACCGGGCTCGGGTTCACCCACGCCGGACAGCACCGGTCCAAGCCCGTCCAGCTGTGGCAGCAGGGCGAGGCCCGGATCCTGCTGAACTACGCACCACAACGGACGGTCGCACCGGGGACGGCGTCGATCTGCGCTCTGGCGGTGGAGAGCGCCGACCCGGCGAGCTCGGCCCGGCGAGCCGAGCGCCTGCTCGCGCCCGTGCTTCCCCGCGCCCACCGGCCCGAGGAGGCGGACCTCAGCTCGGTGGCCGCGCCCGACGGAACCGCGATCTTCTTCTGCCGCACCGGCGACGAGCACGGCTGGCTCGGCGACTTCACGCCCACCGGCGACGCGATCGCCTCGGGCCTGCTCACCGGAACCGACCACGTCTCGCTCACCGAGCCGGTCGACGACTTCGACCAGACATCGCTGTTCTACCGGGCCGTGCTGGGCCTGCGGCCCGGCGACACCGTCGAACTGGACGCGCCGTTCGGGTTGATCCGCAGCCGCGGGGCGAGCGACCCTGCCGGCCACGTCCGGATCACGCTCAACACCGCACCACTGCGCCGCGGCGACTGGGCGCCCGCCGTGCCGAATCCCCAGCACGTCGCCTTCACCACCCACGACGCCGTCGCCGCGGCGAAGGCCATGCGCGCCCGGAACGCGGCTCTGCTGCCGATCCCCGAGAACTACTACGACGACCTGGACGCCCGCCTCGCCCCGGCACCGGAGCTGCTCGCCGCACTGCGCGGGCTCTCCATCCTCTACGACCGCGACGAGCACGGCGAGTACCTGCACTTCTACACCGAGATCGCCGGTTCCCGCGTGTTCTTCGAGGTGGTGCAACGCCTCGGCCGCTACCGCGGGTACGGCTCGGCCAACACGCCCGTTCGCATGGCAGCGCACCGCAGACGCCGGCTCCGCACGCTGCGGGAAGCGCAGGAACCACGGCACCAGCACGACTATTCGCTGGCCCACCTCACCGCGTTGCCCCTGTCCCCGCCGGAGCTGGTGGAGGCCGCGGCGAGCGCCGGCTACCGCTACGTCGGCCTGCGCCTGACCCGCGTGACGCCCCAGGAACCGCACTACCCCCTGGCGACCGACCCCGCGCTCATGCGCTCCACCAAGGCCCGGCTCGCGGCCACCGGCGTCGACGTCCTGGACATCGAACTGGCCCGCATCGGTCCGCACGACGAGCCGCGTGACTTCCTGCGCGTGCTGGAGGCCGGCGCCGAGCTCGGTGCCCGGCACGTCATCACGCAGCTGCCGGACCCGGACCCGGTCCGGAAGGTCGACCACTTCACCGAGCTGTGCGACCTGGCCCGGCCGCTCGGCCTGACCCTCGACCTCGAGTTCCCGTCCTGGACCGAGACGGCCGACCTCGCCGAGGCGGTCCGCGTGCTGCGCGCCGCGGACCGGCCCAACGCGGGCCTCCTCATCGACGTGCTGCATTTCGCCCGGTCCGGTTCGAGCGTGGCCGAGCTGCGGAACCTGCCTCGCGAATGGTTCCACTTCGCCCACGTCTGCGACGCCCCCGCGGAGGTCCCCACCAGCACGGCCGGGATCATCCACACCGCCCGCTTCCAGCGCCTGTTCCCCGGCGAGGGCGGCCTGGACGTGGCCGGCATCCTGGCCGCACTCCCCCCGGACATCCCGTACGCCCTGGAGATTCCCCGCGCGACGCTCGTCGCGCAGGTCGGCGCCGGCGAGCACGCCCGGCTGGCGCTGGCCACCGCCCGCCGCCACCTCGCGTCGCACCCCGCCGAGGAGGTTCGCCGACGTCTCGCGCGCTGACGGCAAGACCCATGGTGGCTCGCACCCGGGGTACGGCATCGCGTGCTTCGGCGAGAGAAGCCGTTAGCGCGGCGCACGACGCCTGACGGGACTCATCCATTGCCCGCGTCACGGATAGCGTCGCGAGCCCGGCCGCCGGCGTGGCGCGCGGCCAGGTAACCGAAAACCAGCCCGGCCCCGATCTGGCACCCGGCGCCGGGGTACTCGGAGGCGGTCATCGACGCCGCGTCGTTGCCGCAGGCGTAGAGCCCCCGGACCGGCTCGCCATCGGCATCGAGGACTTCGGCGTCGGCGCTCGTGCGCAGGCCGAGGGCGGTCGCCAGCGGGGTCGGAACGACAGCGATCGCGAAGAACGGCGGCTCGTCGAGAGAACCGAGGTTCGGGTTGGGCCGGTGGCCCGGATCTCCGTACTGACGACCGTAGGGACTTCGGCCCTTCCCGAACTCCGCATCAGTACCCGTGAAACCCGCGCGGTTCGCCGCCGCGACCGTCTCCCGCAGACCCGCCGGGTCGACGCCGATCGCCCGCGCCAGCTCCTCGACAGTCTGTCCACTGTGGAGGTACCCGTCGTCGATGTGGCGCCGGAGCACCGACGGGCGGGCGTGCGGCCGGATCATCCCCAAGCCGTAGCTCTTCAGCGTGCGCGCGTCCAGCACCAGCCACGCCGGGATCGCGTCCTGCGTCGCGTACATCGCCCGGGTGAAGCGGTGGTACGACACCGACTCGTCCACGAACCTCCGGCCCGCGGCGTTCACGGCCACGATGCCGGGCTTGGCGCGGTCCCAGATGTGCGGGAACACCGCCGTGGAGCCGTCCGGGCGGCGGCCGATCGAGCTCGGGAACCACAAAGCGTTCTCGTCGCGGGGTTCGGCCAGAGCCGCGCCGGCGGCCCGAGCCAGCGTGAAGGTGTCTCCGGTGGCGCCTTCGGCCGCCGGGGTGAACTGCGGGACCGGCGGGGGCAGGTACGCCGCTCGCAGTTCGGGGCTCGCGGAAAATCCGCCCCCGGCCAGGATGCCACCGCGGCGGGCGGCGACGCGCACCGTCCGTCCCCGGTAGGACACGACGGCACCGGTCACGCCGCCGGCGTCGTCGGTCACCAACTCCGTCGTGCGGGCGGTGAACCAGACCTCGCCACCTCGGCGAACGAGCTGGTCGTAGAGAGCGGCGACCAGTGCGTTGCCCATCGTCAGGCGGGTTCCGCGACGGTACCGAAGCCGGTCCCGTGCCCAGCGCGTGCCGAGCCGGAGGGCCACGGCCAAGCCTCGCACCGAACCGTCGAACACCTTGACGAGCTGGTCGGCTTCGCGCCTGCGGAGCATGAGCGTCCCGCCGAACAGCGCGAATTCCCGCACCGGCCGGCGGACGCGCTCGAAGCGTCCACGACCCAGTCGCCGGGCGTCGAAAACCCGTGGCTCGAGCGCCCGGCCGATCCCGGACCCGGGCAGTTCCGGGTGGTAGTCGACCACGCTCGCGGAATGCCGGAAGCCGATCCCCATCCGCTCGAGGTGGTCGATCGCCTCAGGGCCGCGTCGCAGGTAAGCCTCCCGCAGTTCGCGCGGCGCGCGGTCGCCGACGAGCGCGTCGAGGTACCGGCGGGCCTCTTCGGTGTCCGCATCCGGGTCGGCCTGGTACCGGTGCCCCGGAATCCAGGCGGTACCCGCCGAGTAGGCGCTGGTTCCGCCGAGCCACTCCGTCTTTTCCAGTACCAGAACGGAAAGCCCCTCGCCGGCCGCGACGACGGCCGCCCCCAGACCCGCGGCTCCGGAGCCCAGGACGAGAAGGTCGGTCTCGTGGGCGGTCACGAGCCTGCCGCGAGCACCGTCGGCAGGATCGAAGGCGGTATCGGTCCCTTGTTGCGCCGGCCCTGCGTCGTCTCTTCCCAGGCGTGGGCGAGTATTCCGACGCTGCGGCTCAGCACGAACAACCCCCGCGCGAGCGGCGGCGGGAAGCCCAGCTCGGCGTAGATCACCGCGGTGGCTCCGTCGATGTTCATCGGCACGGGCTTGGCCCGCCCGGCGTTCAGCAGCGCTTCGACCGCGAGCGCGGCCCGCAGGTGCCTTCCCGCGACGACCCCGTCGGCGACGGCGGCCTCCACCAGCGCCAGCAACGGGTCGCGGCGTGGATCGCGCGGGTGGAAGCGGTGACCGAAGCCGGGCAGGTAGCGGCTGCGCTTCCGGAAGTCCGCCACGACCGCCTCGGCGGCGGCCTCCAGCGCGTCACCGGCGGCTTCGCGCTCGACGATCAGCGACAGCAGTTCCACGCACTGCTGGCCGGCACCGCCGTGCGAATCGCCCAGTGCGTTCACGCCGGACGCCATCGCGTTGTTGAGGCCGACCCCGCAGGTCGCGGTCATCCGGGCGATCGCGATGGACGGGGCTTGCGGGCCGTGGTCGACCGAAGCGACCATCGCGGCCTCGAGCAGCGCGGCTTCCCGTGGCCGAGGACTCGTTCCGCGCACCATCAACCAGATCGTGGCGACGAGGCCGTAGGTGCCGATCAACTCCTGCACGGGTATCCCGCGCAGCTCGACCACTCCGGGCGCCATCCGGCAGATCCCGTTGGCCCACCAGTCCGCGACGCTTGCTTCGCTGTCCATGTCAGTCCTTGTCCGCGGGCGTGAGCGACGGTTCCGGGGCCGGCCGGGGAATGGGTGTGCCGGCGGTCCACCTGCGGGCGAGCTCGACCGCTTCGTCGTTGTGTTCGCCCAGCAGCGGCGGGCGCGTGGCCGGACGCAGCGGCTCGCCGTCGAGCAAAACGCCGTTGCCGCTGGCGCGCAGGGTCCGCCCGGACTGACCGGGAAACGGCAGTTCGGTGAAGAAGCCACGGTGGGCGAGCTGTTCGGACTCGAGCGCCTGCGGCACGGTGAGGATCCTGGCGGCCGGCACGCCCGCGTCGGAGAGCAACCGCTCCCATTCGAGGGCGGGCCGCGCGCCCAGGGCCTCGTTCAGCTCGGCGTCGAGCTCCGCCCGGTGGGCCTTGCGGTCTTCCCGGTCGGCGAAGCGGGGATCCGTGACGAGGTCCGGGCGCCCGACCAGCGCGCACAACGTGGCGAACTGCTCCTGCCGGTTCGCCGCGATGTTCAGCGGCCCGTCCGCGGCGAAGAACGTGCCCGAGGGCGCGGCCGTGGCGTTGTCCCGGCCCATCGGGACGGGCGCGACGCCGCTGATGACGTAGTTCGACACCGCCCAGCCCATGGCCGAAATGGACGCTTCGAGCATCGACAGGTCCAGGAAACACCCTTCGCCCGTGCGGTCCCGGCCGACCAGAGCCGCCGCAATGGCGAACGCGGCCATCAGCCCGCCGACCGTGTCCGAGACGGGGAAACCCACGCGCAGCGGCGCGGTTTCGGGAGTTCCGGTCACGCTCATCATGCCCGAGAGGCCCTGGATGATCTGGTCGTAGGCCGGCGCCTGGCTCATCGGTCCACTTTGGCCGAATCCCGAGATGGCGCAGTACACCAACCCGGAATTGAGGGTACGCAGCCGGTTCCAGCCGAAACCCAGCCGATCGAGCACCCCCGCCCGGTAGTTCTCGAGGACGACGTCCGCGCCGCGGACCAGGTCCTCGAACAGCGCCTGCTGACCGGCGTCCTTGAGGTTCAGCTCGATCGACTTCTTGCCGGCGTTCTGCGCCAGGAACGACGCACCGATCCCGGCGCGGTTCAGGACCGCGTCCGGACCCAGGTTCCGGGCGAGGTCACCCGTCCCCGGCAGCTCGACCTTGACCACCTCGGCACCGAACAGCATGAGCTGGTAGCTGCAGTACGGTCCCGCGAGGACGTTGGTCAGGTCGAGCACCCGGATACCGCGAAGCGGTCGTTTCGTCATTCCCTCTCCTTGTCCCAGACAACGAGCCCCGGCCGGAGTCAGCCGGCGAACGGATAGTCGAAACCCCGCTCGCTCATCCGCGAAGCGGACTCGGTGAGATCAGCGACGAACTCGGCGATCCGGTCTTCGGAGAACCGGACGGTGGGGCCGCTCAACGACAACGCGGCGGCGACAGCACCGTTCTTGCCGAGGACGGGGACCGCCACGGCCGACAGACCCGCTTCGCGTTCGCCGTGACTCACCGCGTACCCCTGCTCCGCCGCCTCGGTCAGTCCTTTGTGGATACTGTCCGCGTAGTCGGCACCGGCCGGGGAACTGCGCGCGATCCTCTTCAGCAAAGCAGGAGAAGCGTCGCGGAGCAAGACTTTCGACGAAGCGCCGCCCCACAACGGGAGTTCGTCACCGACCCGCACGACGTGCCGCAGCGGCTGCGGGCTTTCCTGCTGCGCAACGCAAACCCGGTACATGTCCCGTCGCACGTAGAGGTTCACCGTCTCCCGTTGCCGGTCGCCGAGTTCGCGCATCAGCTGCATCATCTCCGCCGGCAGCTCCCAGCTCTGCCGCGCGAGGTGCGCCCACCGCCACAGCCCGGGTCCGGCCATGTAGCCCTTGCTGGTCGACCACAGCAACCCGTTGAGCTCCAACGTCTGCGCCAGGCGGATCGCCGTCGTCTTCGCGAGACCGGTCGCCTTCACGATGTCGGAGACCGTGACGGCGGGCCGTTCGTCGGTCAGCAACCCGAGGATGTCCAGTGCGCGCTGGACACTGCGCACACCTCCCTCACCGGACGAGCCCTCTCGCTCCTCGGCCCCGTCAGCCTTCATCGGTGCACACCCCTTCGTCGCCTTGCGGTCCCCGGCCGGTGGACCAGTTCGCAACAGTTTCAGATCCCGCTCTTGCCACCGGCAGGTGGCTGACCGTACGTTACACGGAGTCCGCAGAGCGGTCCAGATGTGCCGTTTGATGGTTCACAAGGGAGTGTGGCGGTGCTGGAGCGAATCCTCGAAGCCGCGAAATCCGATACCCCGATCGAGGCCGCCGCGTTCGTCGCCGGCCAGTGGTCCCGCGACGGGTCGCCGGCCGAGCGCATCGGCCCCTACCTGCGCAAAGTCGCCACGACGTCGTTCACCGCGGACGACGACCAGGTCGCCCGCGCCGTCCGGTACGCCGCCGGATCCGCGCCCGTCGTCGCGCGCTTGGCCCCCGCGACCCGCGCGGCGATCCTCGAACGCGCGTCACGGCTGGCCGAAGACCACCGGGACGACATCGCCCGGCTGATCGCCCTCGAGCTCGGGAAGCCGCTCAAGGACGGGCGGGGCGAGCTCGACCGCGTTGCCGACACCTTCGCCGTCTGCGCCGCCGAAACCCGCCACATCGGCGGCGAGAACCTGCCCGTCGCGGGCTGGGAACGCGGGGTCGGCAACACCGCCCTGACCTACCGCGCGCCGGCCGGGGTCGCCCTGGCGATCACCCCGTTCAACGCGCCGGCGAACCTGCTCGCGCACAAGCTCGGCGCCTCCTTCGCCGCCGGCAACACCACCCTCGTCAAGGCTCCGCCGCAGGCACCGGCCACGACCGCGGCCGTCGTGGCGCTGCTGCTGGAGGCGGGCATGCCACCGGAAGCGGTGCAACTGCTGCACGGCGGTGGCGACGTCGGCGCCGCACTGTGCGCGGCGCGCGAAGTCGCCGTCATCAGCTTCACCGGCAGCGCCGAAACCGGCAACGCGGTCGCCCGCGCGGCCGGGGCGAAACGGCTGGTGCTCGAACTGGGCGGCAACGCCGCGACGCTCGTGTGCGCGGACGCCGACCTCGCGCTCGCCGCCAAAACCTGCGCCCGCACCGGTTACAGCAACTCCGGCCAGAGCTGCATCTCCGTCCAGCGGGTCTACGTGCACCGCAGCCGCTTCGAGGACTTCCTCGCCGCTTTCCGCACCGAGGTCGCAGGCCTGAAGGTCGGCGACCCGCTCGACCCGGCTACCGACATCGGCTCGATGGTCGACGACGAAGCCGCCGCCCGCGTCGAAAAATGGACCGCCGAGGCGGCGGCCGGCGGCGCGCGGGTGCTGCTGGGCGGCACCCGCGACGGCGCGACCCTGCTGCCCACCATCGTCGCCGACCCCGCGCCGGACGCGACCGTCGTCGTCGAGGAGGTGTTCGGCGCCCTGGTCGCCGTGCTGCCCTTCGACGACCTCGACACCGTCATCGCCGCGTGCAACGCCAGCCGGTTCGGCCTCCAGGCCGGGATCTTCACCCGGGACATCGGCGCGATCTTCACCGCGTGGCGGGAGCTGCAGGTCGGCGGGCTGATCGTCAACGGCTCGTCCAACTTCCGGCTCGACCACGTGCCCTTCGGCGGGGTCAAGGACTCCGGCTTCGGCCGCGAGTCCCCCGCGCCCATGATCGACGACTACACCGTCGTCAAGACCCTCGTGCTGCGCAACCTGTCCATCTGGGGCGAGCAGTGACCGAACCCGCCGAACGATAAGAGGAGTTCGACTTCGATGACCCACCCCGCCGCGACCGTCACCGCCGCCGAGGCGCTCGTCCGCCAGCTGGAGTCCTATGGCGTCGAGTACGTCTTCGGCCTGTGCGGGCACACGAACATCGCGCTGCTGGACGCGCTGGGCCGCAGCCGCATCGAGTTCGTGATGGCCCGCCACGAACAGGCCGCGGCCCACGCCGCCGACGGCTACGCCCGCGCGTCGGGCAAACCCGGCGTGCTGCTGGTGCACGTCGGGCCGGGCATGATGAACGCGGTCACCGGCGTGGCGACCGCGGCACTGGACTCGGTGCCGCTGATCACGATCTCCGGCGACATCCCGTCCTACTACCACGGCCGGCACCCGCACCAGGAAGTCAACCTGCACGCCGACGCCGACCAGACGGCCATCTACCGCCCCTTCGTCAAGCGGGCCTGGCACGTGCACCGCGCCGAAGACCTCGCCCGGTTCACCGAGCGCGCGTTCTGGACGGCGACGTCGGGCCGTCCGGGGGCGGTTCTGCTCAACGTCCCGATGGACCATTTCTCGCGCGAAGTCCCGCTCGCCGAGTACCCGCTCGTGGCCCACACCGCGAAGCCCGCGTTGTCCGATGTGGACGCCCACCGGATCGCCGAGGTCCTGGCCGGAGCCGAACGCCCGCTCGTCTACCTGGGCGGCGGCCTGCGCTCACCCGAGGGTCGCGCGGCACTGCTCGAACTGGTGGAGCACCTGGACATCCCGGTGGCGCACTCCCTGATGGCCAAGGGCACCCTGCCCGACCGGCATCCCCTCGTGATGGGCATGACGGGCTTCTGGGGCCTCGAGCTGACCAACGAGTACACCCGCAAGGCCGACGTCGTCCTCGCGCTCGCCACCCGGTTCGCCGAGACCGACGCCAGCTCGTGGAACTCGGAGTACACCTGGGCGTTTCCGCCGGGCCGGCTGATCCAGATCGACCTCGACGCAGCCGAGATCGGCCGCAACTACCCCGTCGAGATCGGGGCGGTCGCCGACGTGAACCACGCCGTCCCGGCGATCACCGCCGCCGTCAAGGCGCTCGTGGCCGAGCCCGTCGACCGCACCGGCGTCCGCGAGCAGATCGGCACGGCCCGGGCGGACCTGTTCGCGGCGAGCCGGGAACGCGGCCGTAGCACCGACTTCCCGCTGCGGCCGGAGCGGATCCTCGAGGACCTGCGCACCACGCTGCCGCCGGACGCCGTGCTGGTCACCGACGTCGGCTGGAACAAGAACGGCGTCGCCCAGTGCTACGAGCTGCCCGAGCCGGGCCGGTTCATCACCCCGGGCGGCGCGTCCACGATGGGCTTCGGCCCGGCGGCCGCGGTCGGCGTCCAGCTGGCCCAGCCGGACCGGGTCGTCGTCGCCCTCGTCGGCGACGGCGGGATGAGCGCCCAGCTGCCCGCCGTGCCCCTGGCCGTCGAGCAGGGCCTGCCCGTGCTGTTCGTCGTGATGAACAACAAGGCCCACGGCACCATCGCCGACCTGCAGTCCCACAACTTCGGCCGGAGCTTCGGCTGCGAGTTCCGCGACCGCGACGGCAACCCCTCGTCCCCCGACTTCGCGGCTTTCGGCCGCGCCTGCGGCGCCGACGGCTACACCGTCGACCGCCCGGAAGACCTCGCCACCGCACTGCACGAGGCGATCGAAAACCGACGCCCCGCCGTGCTCGACGTCCCCATGGTCAACGAACCGGTCCCGACCCCCGGGCACTGGAACATCAACGACATCTACCAAGGCGTCTTCGAATGACCGCCGCCACCGCACACAACGGAGTGTCCCCGATGAACCCACGCGGAATCAGACGACTGCTGGCCTCGATGACCCTGCTGGCCGTGGGAGCCGCGGCCGCTTGCAGCGCACCCGGCAGCTCGTCGCCATCCACCGCGGACAACAGCGGTCCGATCAAGATCGCGGTGGTCAACGCGCAGAGCGGCCAGCTCAGTTCCCTGGGTGCCTGGGAGTACAAGGGCGCGAAGCTGGCGGTCGACCAGTGGAACGCCAAGGGCGGCGTCAACGGCCGCAAGATCCAGCTCGACGTGTTCGACGACGCCGGCGACCCGACGGTCGGCACCAACCTGGCGCGCAAGATCTCCAGCGAGGGCTACATCGCGATGATCGGCACCGCCGAGAGCGCGGTCACCGTGGCGATGGCGCCGATCCTGCAACAGGCGAAGATCCCGAGCATCACGTCCGGGCAGTCGCCGTCGATCATCGCGGTGAAGAGCCCGTTCCAGTTCCTCAACGGGCCGACCAGCACGACCTACGACGAGACGCTCGCGAAGTACCTCGTGGACCAGAAGGGCCAGAAGAGCATCGCGTTCGTCACGAACAACGGCTCCTACGGCAAGGGCGAGCACGACGCGTTCGGCAAGGCACTTGCCGGCCGCGGCGTCGCGCCGGTCGACGACCAGGTCGTCACCACCGACCAGAAGGACTTCAGCGCCGCGCTGACCTCCATCCGGCAGAAGAACCCGCAGGTCCTGTTCGTCGGGACCGAGGAGGTCGAGGCGGGGCTGATCGTCAAGCAGGCCCGCGAGCTCGGCATCACCGCGACGATCGCCGGCGCCGCCCCGATGGGCACGACGGTGTACCTCACCACGGCCGGCGCGAGCAACGCCGAGGGCACCGTGGTGAGCAGCCCGTACCTGAGCAACGACACCAGCGACGCGGCCCGCCGGTTCGGCCAGGCCTACAAGGCGGCGTTCAACGAGGACGCGGAGCTGCACGGAGCCAAGGCCTACGACGGCACCAGCATCTTCCTCACCGCGCTCAAGACCTCGGGCGGCGCCACCGGCCAGCAGCTGGCCGACGCCATCCGCGGCACCAAGTACCCCGGCCTGCTCGGGAACTTCACGTTCGACCAGACCGGGGTCGGCATCCACGCCACGTCGATCGGTGTCATCACCGGCGGCAAGCTCGTCGCGGCTCCCGCCAGCTGACCCGCCTTCAGGGGCCGCGCCACCGGTGCGGCCCCTTGCCGGTGAAAGGACTCCCTGTGCAAGTTCTGCTCCAGACCCTCGTCGGCGGGCTCAGCTTCGGTGCCGTCTACGCCCTCGTCGCAATGGGCTTCTCGATCGTCTACCGCACCATGGGCCTGGTGAACTTCGCCCACGGCCAGGTGGTCATGGTCGGGGCCTACGCGGCATCGACCTTCTACATGTCTTCACGGCTCCCGTTCATCCTCGCCATCGCCGTCGCCATGGTGGTCACCGGGCTCATCGCGCTGGTCATGGAGCGGGTGCTGCGCCCGCTGGAGAACAAGGACTTCGACCTCATGCTGATCGGCACGATCGGCTTCGGGGTGGTGCTCGAGGCGCTCGCCACCATCATCTGGGGCGCCACCGGACACGCCGTTCCCACGCCGGTGGACACCCAGCCGCTGGACCTGTTCGGCGTCCGCGTCCGCACCTACAACCTGGTGGTGCTCGGCATCGCCGCCGTCGCCACGGTATTGCTGTTGCTGTTCCTCCAGCGCACCAAGCGCGGGGCCGCGATGCAGGCGGTGGCCATGGACCACGAAGCCGCGACGGCCGTCGGCATCCACGTCGGGCGCAGCAACGCCATCGCGTTCGCGATCGGCGCCGGCCTGGCCGCCCTCGCCGGTGGCCTGGTCGGCCCCCTGCTGTACGTCAGCCCGACGCTAGGCGGCACCCTGGGCATCAAGGGGTTCGCCGCGGCCATCCTCGGCGGCTTCGGGAACATCGGGGGCGCCATCGCGGGCGGGCTCGTCATCGGCGTGCTCGACTCCTACGCGTCGGGGCAGTTCCAAGGCTATTCGGACCTGGTGGTGTTCCTCGCCTTCACGGTCATCATCATGATCCGGCCGACCGGGTTCTTCGGCGAACGGACGGTGAGCCGGGCATGACTTCCCTCCTGCGCACCAAACCGGTGGCGGTCAAGCTGATCGCGGCCGCCGCGATCGCCGTCGCCGCCTGGTTCCTGCCCTACGGCCTGGACACCTACGGCATCCACGTCGTCAACATCGCGGTGGTCTTCGCCCTGCTGGCCGTCGGCCTCGGCCTGGCCATGGGGGTCGCCGGGCAGATCAACCTCGCCCAGGTCGCGTTCT
Protein-coding sequences here:
- a CDS encoding branched-chain amino acid ABC transporter permease, which encodes MQVLLQTLVGGLSFGAVYALVAMGFSIVYRTMGLVNFAHGQVVMVGAYAASTFYMSSRLPFILAIAVAMVVTGLIALVMERVLRPLENKDFDLMLIGTIGFGVVLEALATIIWGATGHAVPTPVDTQPLDLFGVRVRTYNLVVLGIAAVATVLLLLFLQRTKRGAAMQAVAMDHEAATAVGIHVGRSNAIAFAIGAGLAALAGGLVGPLLYVSPTLGGTLGIKGFAAAILGGFGNIGGAIAGGLVIGVLDSYASGQFQGYSDLVVFLAFTVIIMIRPTGFFGERTVSRA